One Caretta caretta isolate rCarCar2 chromosome 6, rCarCar1.hap1, whole genome shotgun sequence genomic region harbors:
- the SRP14 gene encoding signal recognition particle 14 kDa protein — protein sequence MVRARSGSSGSGGGRAQRGAGAMVLLESEQFLTELTRLFQKCRTSGSVYITLKKYDGRTKPIPRKGHVEGFEPADNKCLLRATDGKKKISTVVSSKEVNKFQMAYSNLLRANMDGLKKKDKKSKNKKSKATQ from the exons ATGGTGCGAGCTCGGAGCGGCTCTTCCGGTTCCGGGGGCGGGCGAGCCCAGCGCGGGGCCGGCGCGATGGTGCTGCTGGAGAGCGAGCAG TTCTTGACAGAACTAACAAGGCTTTTTCAAAAATGCAGAACCTCGGGGAGTGTTTACATAACGCTGAAAAAAT ATGATGGTCGAACAAAACCCATTCCACGTAAGGGCCATGTGGAAGGTTTTGAGCCTGCGGACAACAAATGTCTTCTGAGAGCAACAGATGGGAAGAAGAAGATTAGCACAGTG GTAAGCTCAAAGGAAGTAAATAAATTCCAGATG GCCTATTCTAACCTGTTGAGAGCTAACATGGATGGCCTGAAGAAGAAAGacaagaaaagcaaaaataagaAAAGTAAAGCAACCCAGTGA